The Saprospiraceae bacterium genome includes a window with the following:
- a CDS encoding arginine--tRNA ligase gives MVHYLTDLGNSCRNAIQQIFHIEIQPELIQFNQTKPEFEGEFTLVVFPLVKLIGKSPEFIGGELGAWLVNNDDTVSNYNVVKGFLNIILSSDFWLKVLETIDSDVNFGRFPSTGKRVMVEFSSPNTNKPLHLGHIRNILLGWSCSRILEANGYEVIKTQVINDRGIAICKSMLAWQKFGENKTPDSTGIKSDHFVGDYYVLFEKKFQEEYSEWQNSMNAVSIFNDQKKTDQSEQDFFKAFKNTYFNQYSKLGAEARKMLLEWEAKEENIISLWRKMNGWVYDGFEKTYQMLGVCFDVVYYESDTYLLGKKAVESGLERNVFYKETDGSVWINLEDAGMDKKVVLRSDGTSVYITQDIGTAQQRYADYNINAMVYTVADEQDYHFKVLFEILKRLKEPYAGSLFHLSYGMVDLPTGKMKSREGTVVDADDLIEEVTSEVKQGASERGELSHLSIDQQNDIIRKIALGALKYFIIKVSPRKRMIFDPKESVDMQGQTGPYIQNAHVRINSILRKAGKPDEKIKISRYAMNDPEKMLLRSLSEYPEILREAGQNLDPSAIANYCYALAKQFHRYYHDVRILNAESEDAKIFRLTLCRNVSKVLNSAMDLLGIEMPERM, from the coding sequence ATGGTTCATTATTTGACTGATCTTGGAAATAGTTGCCGAAATGCAATTCAACAAATTTTTCATATCGAAATCCAACCTGAACTGATTCAGTTCAATCAGACAAAACCCGAATTTGAAGGAGAGTTTACTCTCGTTGTATTTCCTTTAGTAAAATTAATTGGTAAGTCCCCTGAGTTTATAGGTGGTGAATTGGGGGCATGGTTGGTTAATAATGATGATACGGTCAGTAATTATAATGTTGTGAAAGGATTTCTGAACATCATTCTTTCCTCAGATTTTTGGCTGAAAGTACTCGAAACTATAGATTCAGATGTTAATTTTGGAAGATTTCCTTCTACTGGTAAAAGAGTAATGGTTGAATTTTCGTCTCCAAATACCAATAAACCTTTACACCTTGGACACATCCGCAATATTCTGTTGGGGTGGTCATGCAGTAGAATTCTGGAAGCAAATGGGTACGAAGTTATCAAAACACAGGTAATAAATGACCGTGGTATTGCAATCTGTAAAAGTATGCTGGCTTGGCAAAAATTCGGAGAAAATAAAACACCTGATTCAACGGGTATAAAAAGTGATCATTTTGTAGGCGATTATTATGTGCTGTTTGAGAAAAAATTTCAGGAAGAATATTCAGAATGGCAAAACTCAATGAATGCTGTCTCCATCTTCAATGATCAGAAAAAAACCGATCAATCCGAGCAGGATTTTTTCAAAGCTTTCAAAAATACGTACTTTAATCAATATAGTAAATTAGGCGCTGAAGCAAGGAAAATGCTGCTGGAATGGGAAGCAAAAGAAGAAAATATCATAAGCCTTTGGAGAAAAATGAACGGTTGGGTATATGATGGTTTTGAGAAAACTTATCAGATGCTCGGAGTTTGTTTTGATGTTGTTTATTATGAATCGGATACATATTTATTAGGTAAAAAAGCAGTAGAATCCGGATTGGAAAGAAATGTTTTTTATAAAGAAACAGATGGGAGTGTCTGGATAAATCTGGAAGATGCCGGTATGGACAAAAAAGTTGTCCTGCGTAGCGACGGCACTTCTGTTTATATTACCCAGGATATCGGAACAGCTCAGCAAAGATATGCTGACTATAATATAAACGCTATGGTTTATACTGTGGCAGATGAACAGGATTATCATTTTAAGGTGCTTTTCGAAATACTAAAAAGGCTGAAAGAACCGTATGCGGGCAGTCTTTTTCACCTTTCTTATGGAATGGTTGACCTTCCTACCGGCAAAATGAAGTCCCGGGAAGGCACGGTAGTAGATGCCGACGATCTGATTGAAGAAGTAACTTCAGAAGTAAAACAAGGTGCTTCTGAAAGGGGAGAGTTGAGCCATTTGTCTATAGATCAACAAAATGATATCATTAGAAAAATTGCACTTGGAGCTCTAAAATATTTTATTATAAAAGTATCTCCCAGAAAGCGTATGATTTTTGATCCGAAAGAGTCGGTTGATATGCAAGGTCAGACCGGACCTTATATTCAGAATGCACATGTAAGAATTAACTCAATACTTAGAAAAGCCGGTAAACCTGATGAAAAAATAAAAATCAGTCGATATGCAATGAATGACCCTGAAAAAATGTTGCTCAGGTCATTGTCTGAGTATCCTGAAATTCTCAGGGAAGCAGGACAAAATCTCGACCCGTCTGCAATAGCAAATTATTGTTATGCTCTTGCTAAACAATTTCACCGGTACTATCACGATGTAAGGATTCTGAATGCAGAGTCAGAAGATGCTAAAATATTCAGAT
- a CDS encoding vanadium-dependent haloperoxidase has protein sequence MNKYLRLIFTFAVLSILVSSCKKDIVEEVNELSKAEDYSHKIVHEWNDLYLEIDRYAEGYRPCPTARAMAYINLSAYEACVPGMVNHKSIINNFVNINLPTTFKGQEYHWPSVINASNAYLYKRFFPFIRPDHSSQIDVVFNKNATNFVNEVGDDIYARSKNHGEAVAAAIWEWSKTDIVNHDYYLDPTRDYDWTTKFIKNGDWKPTRINDKNGLFPDFGKGRSFAIGPDLKICRPPLNFSENNNSQLYAQALEVYAQNTPTMSYQAEWVAEFWSDDLLELTFSPPARWLAIANQVYVYEKSNLELALVANTKIGVALNDAAIGCWNSKYHYNIERPETYIRRVIDDKWETNLENPLTGESSITPDFPAYPSGHATFGAAAAEALASVFGYSYSMVDRCHENRNEFIGVPRPFSSFEEMANENGWSRIPLGVHYRMDSEEGVRYGKEIGRKVNNLSWKK, from the coding sequence ATGAACAAGTATTTACGATTAATTTTCACTTTTGCAGTTCTGAGTATTTTAGTTAGTTCCTGTAAGAAAGATATAGTTGAAGAAGTAAATGAATTAAGTAAAGCAGAAGATTACAGTCATAAAATTGTCCATGAGTGGAATGATTTATATCTGGAAATAGACAGATACGCTGAAGGTTACAGACCATGTCCTACAGCAAGAGCGATGGCATATATCAATCTTTCTGCATACGAAGCCTGTGTTCCCGGGATGGTCAATCACAAGTCAATCATCAATAACTTTGTAAATATAAATTTACCGACTACTTTTAAGGGGCAGGAATATCACTGGCCTTCAGTAATTAATGCAAGTAATGCTTATTTGTACAAAAGGTTTTTTCCATTTATCCGTCCTGATCATTCGTCGCAGATAGATGTTGTTTTCAATAAAAATGCTACCAACTTTGTCAACGAAGTAGGTGATGACATTTACGCAAGATCGAAAAATCATGGAGAGGCAGTTGCGGCTGCTATTTGGGAATGGTCAAAAACAGACATTGTAAATCATGATTATTATCTTGATCCTACCAGGGATTATGATTGGACTACAAAATTTATTAAGAACGGAGATTGGAAACCAACCAGAATAAATGATAAAAACGGCTTATTTCCTGACTTTGGAAAAGGCCGCTCTTTTGCCATAGGTCCGGATCTGAAAATTTGCAGACCACCACTTAACTTCAGCGAAAACAATAATTCACAGCTTTATGCACAAGCATTAGAAGTATATGCACAAAACACACCCACGATGTCATATCAGGCAGAATGGGTAGCTGAGTTCTGGAGTGATGACTTGTTGGAATTAACTTTCAGTCCACCTGCAAGATGGCTCGCTATTGCCAATCAGGTATACGTATATGAAAAGTCAAATTTGGAGCTAGCTTTGGTTGCAAACACAAAAATCGGGGTTGCACTTAACGATGCAGCGATTGGTTGCTGGAATTCAAAATATCATTACAATATAGAACGACCTGAAACCTATATCAGAAGAGTAATAGATGACAAATGGGAAACGAATCTGGAAAATCCGTTAACAGGAGAAAGCAGTATTACACCGGATTTTCCTGCTTATCCGTCCGGACATGCAACTTTTGGCGCTGCAGCAGCTGAAGCTTTGGCAAGTGTCTTTGGATATTCATACTCTATGGTGGACAGATGCCATGAAAATCGAAATGAGTTTATTGGTGTGCCCCGACCATTCAGTAGCTTTGAGGAAATGGCAAACGAAAATGGTTGGTCCAGAATTCCATTAGGAGTTCATTATCGTATGGATTCTGAAGAAGGCGTTCGATATGGAAAAGAGATAGGTAGAAAAGTGAATAACTTAAGTTGGAAAAAATAA